In the genome of Acidobacteriota bacterium, the window GCGACGCGGCCTGCACCCCGTAGGCGCCGTGCCCGAGGTGAATCTGGTTGCAGTAGAAGGTGAAGATCTCCTGCTTCGTGTACCGCTTCTCGAGCTGGATGGCGACGATCGCTTCCTTGATCTTCCGCTCCCACGTCTTCTCGAAGCCGATCGTGGCGGGGAAGAGGTTGCGTGCGAGCTGCTGCGTGATGGTGCTCGCACCGGCGGCCTTCCGCCGTTCGATGATGTCCTTGACGAGCGTCAAGGCGATGCGCGGAATGCTCAGCCCGAAGTGCTGAAAGAATTCGTCGTCCTCGGCGGCCAGGATGGCGTGGCGCAGCGTGGGCGAAATCTGCTCGTAGGTGATGACCTCGCGCCGCTGGATGGCGAAATCGCCGATGGTCCGGCCGCGCGCGTCGTACACGCGCGTGATCGTGCTGGGGGTGTAGTCGTCCAGCGCCTCGATCGCCGGAAGGTCGCCGGAATAGGCGAAGAGAACGCCGGTGACCGTGCCCAGCCCCGCCGCGACGAAGAACAGCGCAACGATCCCGGCGCGGCGGGCGAATTTAAGGACGACGGTCAACGGAGGCTCCAGTCGTCAATGATCGATGATCTGCCTGCACAAAGGGACACGGGCCCGTGGTTTGTTACTCAGTGTCCTCCGCCGTTGCCGACAGCGCGCCGGCGGCCTTCTTCATCAAGTACGCCTTGATGAACATGTCGATGTCGCCGTCGAGCACGCGATCGACGTCACCCACTTCCTCTTTCGTGCGGTGGTCCTTGATCATCCGGTAGGGGTGCAGGACGTAGCTGCGGATCTGGCTCCCGAAGGCGATGTCCTTCTTCTCGCCGCCAAGCTGCTCCAGCCTCGCCTGCTGCTCCTTCGTCTTCAGATCGTAGAGGCGCGCCTTGAGGACGCGCATCGCCGAGTCGCGGTTGCGGTGCTGCGACCGCTCGTTCTGGCAGGACACGACGAGCCCGGTGGGCAGGTGCGTCAGCCGCACGGCCGAATCGGTGACGTTGACGTGCTGGCCGCCACGGCCGCCGGACCGGAACGTGTCGATGCGCAGGTCCTTTTCCTCGATCTCGATGTCCACGTCGTCGGGCAGCTCGGGCCAGACGTAGACGGACGCGAACGACGTGTGGCGGCGGCCCGCCTGGTCGAAGGGGGACATCCGCACGAGGCGGTGGACGCCCGCCTCGGCGAGCAGCAGGCCGTACGCGAAGTCGCCGGTCACGGTGAACGTCGTGCTCTTGATGCCGGCTTCATCGCCCGGCTGCAGGTCCATGACTTCGCGCTTGAAGCCGCGGCGCTCGGTCCAGCGCAGGTACATGCGCAGCAGCATCTCGGCCCAGTCCTGCGACTCGGTGCCGCCGGCGCCCGGGTGGATGGTCACGATCGCGTTCTTGCGGTCGTGCTCGCCGCCGAGCATCTTCTTGATCTCGCCGGCGTCGACGTCCGCCTGGAACAGGTCGAGCGCCGTCTTCAGGTCCTCCTCGACCGGCTCTCCGGCCTGTGCCCATTCGATCAGCACACCCGCATCGTCCGCGTGCCGGCCGAGCGCGTCGCCGAGCTCGCGGTCTTCCTCGACGCGCCTGCGTCGCTGTAGGACCTTTTGTGCGTTGGCCTGGTCGTTCCAGAAATCAGGCGCCGCGGCCTGCGCCTCTATCTTCGCAAGCTCGGCATCGAGGCGTGCAACGTCAAAGATAACTCCGAAGATCGCCGGCCCGCTTTGCGAGCTCCTGGTAGCGTTTGACGAGTTCGTCGATCTGCTGAACGGCCATGGGACCATTGTAACTTGTTGGTTCGGCACGGGGGGTTCAGCGCCGAACCTGCCGTGCCGAACCCCCCGTGCAGAACCCGCCGCGCAGAACCTATCGTGCAGAACCTATCCTGCAGAGCCTATCGTGGAGAACCTACCGAAAGACCCTCCTGGAAGAACCAACCGTCAGAACCAGAAGAGTGACGGCAAGTCCTGCGTACGCCACCGAGTCGCCG includes:
- the prfB gene encoding peptide chain release factor 2 (programmed frameshift); its protein translation is MAVQQIDELVKRYQELAKRAGDLRSYLDVARLDAELAKIEAQAAAPDFWNDQANAQKVLQRRRRVEEDRELGDALGRHADDAGVLIEWAQAGEPVEEDLKTALDLFQADVDAGEIKKMLGGEHDRKNAIVTIHPGAGGTESQDWAEMLLRMYLRWTERRGFKREVMDLQPGDEAGIKSTTFTVTGDFAYGLLLAEAGVHRLVRMSPFDQAGRRHTSFASVYVWPELPDDVDIEIEEKDLRIDTFRSGGRGGQHVNVTDSAVRLTHLPTGLVVSCQNERSQHRNRDSAMRVLKARLYDLKTKEQQARLEQLGGEKKDIAFGSQIRSYVLHPYRMIKDHRTKEEVGDVDRVLDGDIDMFIKAYLMKKAAGALSATAEDTE